The nucleotide sequence TTTAAATTGCAATTTAATATCTCGCTAACCGCTATATGTAACGGCAAGGTTATCGGCTTCGCACTATTCCAAAAACCAAGAGTAGGACCTAAAACGAACATGTTGCTATCCACATTATACTCCTTCCCCAACAGTTCTTCAAGATACTCTCCCTTGAAAAATATTTCCAGGGCCACATAATTATGCCCACTAAGTTTCTGGTCAATAACATCCGGGGACCAGTGAACAATGTTATATGAACCTGAAGGAATAACCAAATTAAGAGAATCCTTACGGCGCGTGCACTCATAGGAGCCTTGCAATACAAAATGAATCCCGATATAGGAATCCTGACCTGTTACCTCTTCCACAAATTCATCAACCAAAGACAATTTACGTATTAGGATCATAGCCTTGTCCATTCTAATTTCTTCTTGCCACCCCCCTATCTTGCCCTGAAGTTGATCCGAGATGAAAGCACTAGCAGATTTTTCCAATACAATTTGATCTACGCCACTATTGGTGAGAGTACACCTTCTTAAATTCCAAAGTCCAGTACTCGGTACTTCTTTATTCGTTATTAATAATTCCTTTCTCGTTATTCCCAACTGAAAACATAATTTAGATTTGCAAAGTTATTTATTTAGACTAAATCTTAATAAAAATAACTAATTATTTAATGAAAAGATTACTACAATTTTTATTTATGGTCATAGCCTGGTCTACACAAGGCCAAAAAACGTCGGGTATAATTGCGGGTAAAGTAAGTGATGCCACCGGAAAGCCTCTAGCTTATGCCAGCATATTGTTGGAAGAATTAAAGCTTGGCGTTCTTACGGACGACAATGGGAAGTACTCCATCAGAAAGGTACCCCAAGGAAAGCACAAGGTTTTGGTTTCCTTTCTAGGTTACGGTACCCGCTCTATGAATATTGAGGTAAATAAAGACAGCCTTTACATTACCCTTGATTTTACATTAGAAGAGGCACAAGAAAACCTGGACGAAGTAACAGTTAACGGAAAAACCAAAGAGACTGAGTTGGAGACAGAAGGCTTTGCCGTAAACGCCGTTAAAACCAAAGAAGCCAGTTTAAGGAACATTCAAACAAACGAATTATTAAACACTACAGTTGGTGTAAAAATTCGCCAAAATGGAGGTTTAGGTTCTGATGTGAGCTATAGTTTAAATGGATTGTCAGGAAACTCGGTGCGAATTTTCATAGACGGAATTCCTATCTCTACCTATGGTAATTCATTTAATCTAAACAGTATACCCCCTTCCATGATCAAACAAATTGAAGTTTACAAAGGGGTGGTTCCGGGACATTTAGCAGACGATGCCTTGGGAGGAGCTATAAATATAATGCTTCATAATGATGCCAAAACTAATTTCAATGCCTCCATTTCCTACGGATCGTTCAACACCTTACAAGCCAGTGTTAACGGATTGTATCGCTTGGAAAAATCAGGATTTACGGTTAAAGCCTCCCTTTTTCACAACTATTCTGACAATGATTATAACGTTTCGGGCAGAAGTGTTGTAGTTACAGGTTTAGGAGGAGTACAAACCCCAATTACAGCCAAAAGGTTTAACGATGCCTATAGATCTACTGGTGGTATGGCACAAATAGGCTATACTGATGTAAAATGGGCCGACCAATTTTTTATTGGCATTACGGGTTCAGATGACTACAAAGAAGTACAGCACGGAGCCTTTATGACTATTACCCCATATAAAGATAGATTCTTGGAATCTGATGCCATATTAGGAAGTATAAATTATCAAAAGAAAAATCTTTTTACAAAAGGACTCGATGTAAATATAAACGGGCAGATTGGCAAAAGAAATCGGGCTGTTAATGATACGGTTGCCTGGGCCTATAGTTGGAACGGAGAAAGGGCCATTGATTTTAGAGGTGATGAATACCAATACACTTGGGGTTCCCAACAAGAAGGAGGCCCCACCCTGGCTAAGATCAAAAGAAACGTAGCATCAATCAGAACAGGAATGTCCTTTGCCGTTAATGACCATCATAAAATGTTATTGAACCATGTTTACAGCGGAATTGACAGGGAAGACAGTGATGCTTTAAGGTCTGTCTTGGAAAACACATTTCAAGGAACCAGGGACTTGCACAAAAACATTTATTCCTTAACCTATGAGCTAACTGCCTTTGACGAAAAATTAAAAGCCAGTTTATTTGGAAAACATTATCAGCAAAAAACAACTAGTGTTGACCCGGCCATAGAACAGGATGCCAACGGGAACGATGTGGTAGTAAATGAAGTTGTTTCCAGTAATAAAAATTATGACGGATATGGCTTTGCAACTTCTTATGCCTTTATTCCCAATATTACCCTTTTAGCATCCGCAGAAAAAGCTATCCGACTACCAAACGAAACTGAGATATTTGGAAATGACGGAGATAACGTAGTAGCCAATTCAAGCATTGATCCTGAAAGCAGCAACAACTACAACTTAGGATTCAGATTGGGGTCTTTTAACATCAAAAGGCATGATTTTACCATTTCAACCAATGTTTTTACACGAAACATTAAAGATAGGATTGGATTACCAATTGAAACATCCTTGAATGTTGATGATGAATTAATTGTGTATGTAAATCAAGGTAGCGGTACGTCCAAAGGAATAGATGCCCAACTAAATTACACCTACAACAGCAATTTCGGACTTAATTTTAATATATCCCGATTCGATTTAAAAATTGTAAATCAAGGCATAGAAATAGACGTTCCCAACACACCATTTTTTACCATGAATGGGAGTTTGCGCTATTCATTAAAAGACTTAATTCAGAAAAAATCGCGCTTAAACCTATTCTACACCATGTACTTTACGGGAGAGTTTTCATTCTTAACCTCTCAAGGGTCTAACACTGTAGGGGATGAATTTTTTAAAGTCCCACAGCAATTGGCACAGGATTTCGGGCTCAGTTACGTCTTCCCAAACAATAGGTTGGTGATGAGTTTTGACATCAAAAATATATTCGACAAACCTGTATATGATAATTTATCAGTTCAAAAACCAGGAAGATCTTTTTACCTGAAATTAAATTACACAATCAATAAATTTTAACCATTTAAATATAATCGAAAATGACACGTACTTTTTTAAATTTTAAAACCTTGACCATCACTATACTAACTATAGGTTTAATGGTCGCATGCAGTAGCGATGAGATCAGTGAAAATCCAGACCCAACAGATCCAGATCCAAGTGAAGACTCCAGATGGATTACTATTGCCGCAGCCAAAATGGGAGATGCCCCGGGAGACGGAAACGGGGGAACTCTAATATATTCTGTAAGTAGTGAAGATGCCAAAGATCCTACCAATTCTATTGAACCTTTTGAAAATGGATTTATAGCTCCTTCCAACAGGACTGCCAGATTGCAATCTTCTGAAGATGGCAACACTATATTTAATATTAGCTACGCAGGGGATACAGGTGGAAACTATACCAAATATTCTGTGGAAGGTGGTCAAACCTTCACACAATCAGGTTCATCGGTAAGTATTGCTCCGTACGTTGGAACTGCTCCAAGATGGATAAAATTGTTTGATGGTGATAAAACGGGAGCTGCTGTATATGTATCAACAGAACATCAATTTGATGAAAGTGATATTTATACCCGAACCGAAGCCACTATTGGTGTTGTGACTTTGGATTTGGTAAATTCTGCGATAAAAGAATTCCAGGAACACAGTGTAGCTTTGAGCGCAGAAGAAGAAGCAAACGGTTATTATATCTCTAGAATAGATATGCCCGTTCTAAATGCAACCGGAGATAAATTATATATTGGCGCACGTTTAAGCAAGGTTGACCCCGCCACTGCAGAAAGTGACAGTGATTATGAAATTTTGGGTTCTAAAACCATTGTATTGGATTACCCTTCTTTATTAAACCCAACCGTTATTACATCTACCGTAGGCCATGGAAACACCAATGGTTACCGCAGCATCAATGCTTTCCTTTATAACGGAAGTGTTTATCAGGCTAACCAAAGTGACCCAGAAGGGTCTCACATCTTAAAAATTGATGCCAACAACGAATATGACAATTCTTATGAATTCAATTTAGACGCTGCCTTAGGTGTAGAAGATGCATACATTCTTGCATGGAGACCTGCTGGAAACGGAAAAGCCGTTATAGCATACAGACATGCAGGATCTGCAGAAGGTTTAGCTGGTGCCCAAGGATTTTTTGCACTTGCGGATTTAAACGCAAAAACAGCTCAAAAAATTGATGCCATTCCCTATGATCCTGACTTTTACTTATTTCAATACCAAGGTTTTGTTGTTGATGGAACAGAAATATACCTAACTCAAGGAGCTGTAGGGCAAAACGGTAATATTTACATTATCGATACAGAAACAGGTAATGTAACCAAAGGCGCCGAGTTGGTGAACGTAACCGGAAGTCACTTTATAGGTGTGTTTTAAAATCAAAGGAGTGTTATCAGATAAATAAAAGTCATCAAAACATACCTCCTGCAATAAGTGATGTTTACCTATCTCTTTTTTTTAAAATTCCAATTTACCTCAAGATTTGAAATAAGGAAATTTTAAAAAATTAGAGGTGGATACCACCTATATCACCATTAAATAACAAATGGTAAAAACAAAAAAAACTGTTGTACAAGCTATAAACTTTTACAACAGTTTTTTTGTTCATAGTTCATACCAAACCTACTGCAATAAAGATCATCACTAGGTTTTTTGTTTCTTTTTCTGGGCAGCCGGAAACAATACATTGTTTAGAATAAGTCGGTAACCGGGAGAGGTAGGATGCAGTTCCAATTCTGTCTTGGGATCCCCTACCCTGTGCTGATAGTCCTCCGGATCGTGCCCCCCGTAAAAAGTAAAGAATCCCTTTCCTTTAATTCCGTGAATATATCTGGCCTCCCCATTAATTTTATTTTCCCCCAATACCAGGACGGTAGGCTTAATCTCTTCCCTGGCAAAAGCGGTAGTCTGCCCCATAAACCCCTTGACCAGGGCCGTATGGTTCTGACATAACATTGTAGGAACAGGGTCCCATTTCGCCGAGAAATCCATTAAAGAAAAATAATCCGATTCCTTGGGCACATTACCCCTTCTCATCGTCATATCTATGGAAGAAAATTCATATTGAAGCGGATTGCGCTCCAAAATAAAATTGGTAAAGGCAAAAGTTTTCCCATAGTCCAGCTTAGCTTGATAATTTGCGTCAGATGGATCACCATCGAACATGGGCTCGCATATATCCACCTCGTCCGCAGCCAAGGCTATATCAAAACTATCGGTGGCAGAGCACATAGCAAACATAAACCCTCCCCCTATAACGTAATTTCTTATTTTCAGTGCTACAGCCCGCTTTTCCTCTGAAACTTTATTGAACCCTAATTTTATTGCCAATGCTTCCGCCTGCTGCTTACCTTCTATATACCAAGGAGCCGCCCTATAGGCCCCATAAAATTTCCCGTATTGCCCTGTAAAGTCTTCATGGTGCAAGTGCAGCCAATCATAGAGCACCAATTTATCGTCCAAAACTTCCTCATCATAAATTTGATCATAAGGAATTTCGGCGTACGTAAGTACCATGGTAACAGCATCGTCCCAAGGTGAATTATCCTTTGGGGAATAAACTGCAATTTTGGGGGCCTTCTCCAAAATTACCGCTTCTTGGTTCTGCGAAGGACTTGCAATTTCTTCCAAAATAATTTGGGTCTGGGAATCCGATACAATCTCAAAAGACACTCCCCTTATCTGACATTCCCTACGAACATTCTCGCCATCGGGCAACAAAAAAGACCCGCCCCTATAGTTTAGCAGCCATTGCACCTTTTGTTGTTTGGTCAATACCCAATAGGTAATACCGTAAGCCTTTAGATGGTTTTTCTGACTTTCAGCGTCCATAGGAATAAGAATGGATGTGGCTGAAATTTCCATTATAGAAAATAGAATAAATAAAAGGGAGAAAAAACTCTTTTGCATGTACCAATATCTAATGTGCATCTTACCAAAGATACTGGAAAATTGAGGTATCAGTTTTGAAATAGGGTTAAAATTTTCAAAATAGCCTATTGCTTAGAGAAAAGTATAAGCAACTTTTTGCAAACTAATTGCCAAATAGTCAAAAGAATAGGTTTTAAGAAGAACTAATTTACCCCCTTTAAAAAGGTACATCATTATCATCCTGCATGGAATCATCGTTCATGGAACTGCCAAAGGCTTCGTTGGCATTGGGAAGGTTTTTTGTGATGAAGGGGTTATCATCATCCGCATTCATTTTCGATTGAAATTCAAAGGGAGAATCAAAATCATCCAAGTTGTCAAATTTACCTAGATGCCCAAGGAACTTAAGACGGATATTTTCCAAACCACCATTTCTGTGCTTTGCCACAATAAATTCGGCTTGTCCTGCAGTTGGCGAGCGTTCTTCATCATCCCATTCATCAATCTTATAATATTCAGGTCTATAGATAAAGGAAACAATATCCGCATCCTGCTCTATTGCCCCGGACTCCCTCAAATCCGATAAAATTGGTCTTTTACTACCGCCCCTGGTCTCAACGGCACGTGATAACTGGGAAAGTGCTATTACAGGAACGTTCAATTCCTTGGCCAAGGCCTTTAAGTTTCTGGATATGGTTGATATCTCCTGTTCACGGTTTCCACCTTTTTGACTTCCTCCCGCGGTCATCAACTGCAAATAATCAATAATGATCATCTTAATATCGTGCTGTGAAGCCAAACGCCTGGCCTTTGCTCTAAGGTCGAAAATAGAAAGCGAAGGGGTATCATCAATAAATAAGGGTGCAGTCTCCAAGGCCTTTACCTTTACGTTCAACTGTTCCCATTCATGCTTCTCCAATCTTCCTGTTCTCAATTTCTCTGAAGACAGGCCCGTCTCCGAGGATATCAATCTGGTAATCAATTGAACTGAAGACATTTCAAGTGAAAAGAAGGCCACTCCAATATTGGAGTTTACCGCAATATTTCTGGCCATGGACAGGGTAAGGGCTGTTTTACCCATACCTGGACGGGCTGCCACGATAACCAAGTCACTCGGTTGCCATCCCGAAGTTAGCTTGTCCAATTTGTCGAAACCAGATGGAATACCGCTAAGCCCTTCCTTACCTGCAATTTCCTCAATTCTCTTCTTAGCCTGTATCACCAAATTCTGGGCGGTTTCGGCAGAACGCTTTAAGTTCCCCTGAGTAACGTCGTACAATTTGGATTCAGCAGTGTCCAATAAGTCGAACACATCGGTAGAATCCTCATAGGCTTCTTCGATTATTTCATTTGAAATCTTGATAAGACTACGCTGGATAAATTTCTGAAGGATAATACGCGCATGAAACTCAATATGTGCGGAAGAAGCTACTTTTTGGGTTAATTTTATAAGATAAAAATCGCCTCCGGCACTCTCCAACCTACCATCCTTCTTCAATTGGGACGAAACGGTTAATAAATCTACCGGTTCAGAATTTTCAAACAACTTAAAAATAGCTTCATAGATATATCTATGGGCATCCCTGTAAAAGACTTCAGGATGCAGTATATCTATAACTTCATCGACCCCCTTCTTATCAATCATCATTGCTCCGAGCACAACTTCCTCTAAATCAATAGCTTGAGGAGGTATTTTACCCTTCTCAAGGCTAATGATGGTCGACTTGTCTATTCGATGACCAATAATGGGGTTCGTTTTTTCCATGAGTGCTAAATTATATAAATAAGAATTAAAAAGAGATTTGGGATATTAACAGTTGTTCAACAATGTACCTGTTGATAAGTTACAAAATTTGTTCATAAGCAAAAAAAAACCGGAGAATTTCCGCTCCAGTTTTTTCTACCTTGACAAAAAGGGTTATTATCCATTAAATACACCCATATTGGCATATTTATCCATTCGGTTTTTTACCAATTCTTTTGGTGATAACTTTTTTAATTCCTCATAATGCGAAGAAATTTTATTTTTTACGATCTCAAAAGTCTTATCCCTATTGGCATGGGCACCACCTACCGGTTCACGAACAATCTCGTCTATCAACTTCATTTTCTTCATGTCCGTTGCTGTAAGCTTTAAGGCCTCTGCCGCAATTTCCTTGTACTCCCAACTTCTCCAAAGAATAGAAGAGCAGGATTCTGGCGAAATAACGGAGTACCAGGTATTTTCCAACATCAATACCTTATCCCCTACACCAATTCCCAATGCCCCTCCAGAAGCGCCTTCGCCAATAATTACCACGATAATGGGAACTTTCAATCGGGTCATTTCCAAAATATTCCTTGCAATTGCCTCTCCTTGGCCTCTTTCTTCTGCCTCAATCCCAGGATATGCTCCTGGAGTATCTATTAAGCAAACTACCGGAATACCAAATTTTTCGGCAGACTTCATTAAGCGCAATGCTTTTCTGTACCCTTCTGGGTTGGCCATCCCGAAATTTCTTAATTGCCTTGTTTTGGTATTATAACCTTTCTGTTGACCAACAAACATATAACTCTGATCTCCTATTTTACCAAGACCGCCGATCATTGCTTTGTCATCCTTGACATTGCGATCTCCATGCAATTCCAAAAAGGTTTCCCCACAAATGGCCCTTATATAATCTAAGGTATAGGGTCTATTAGGATGCCTGGACAATTGCACCCTTTGCCAGGCGGTAAGATTCTTATATATTTCCTTACGGGTCTCAACGAGTTTTTTCTCTATTTGTTTACAAGTTTCAGAAACATCAACTTCACTCTCTTCTCCGATTATCATGCACTTATCCAATTGCTCTTCCAGCTCTTTAATTGGCAGTTCAAAATCTAAATACTCCATAGGTTTATAGGTTTAGCTCTTTACAACTAGCAAATATAAAACTTTAATGGGAAGGTAACCCATTAGTAGTTTTTTTTAATTTTTTTCTATTTTTCAAAATCCCGTTGGCGACCACGGTAGTCAAGATCAAAAGTGCTCCCACATAAAAAAGCGGATTCAATTTTTCGCTTTCCCCAAGAAGAAGAAAGGCCAATATTATCCCATATACGGGTTCCAAGTTAATTGTCAACATTACGGTATAGGGAGAAATATATTTCAAAATCTTTACGGAAGCAATGAATGCATAAGCCGTACAGACTGAAGCAAGTATAAATATATACATCCAATCATTAACGGACAACTGAAAAAACTTTTGGTCGAAACTACCGGAGAATACCAGATATATGGACAAAAACAGGACACCGCTTCCCACTTCATAAAACGAAATAACAGACGGTCTTTGCTCTTGCGTTAATTTACCATTGATCAAGGAAAAAGTGGCAGATAAAAAGGAGGACACCAATGCCAATAGTATTCCATTTAAAAAACCCTTCTCCACCCTAAACATTATATATAGGCCTAGCATAACGATCAGCCCAAAAACCAATTCATAACCTACCATTTTCCGGCCATACCAAAAAGGTTCCAACAGGGCCGTAAAAAATGCGCCCGTAGACATTGTTGCCAGGGCAATGGACACATTGGATACTTTGATGGCCATAAAAAAGGTGACCCAATGCAAGGATACCACAATTCCACCCAAAATAAGCATCAGCAGGGTTTTTGGAGGTACCTTCAACTGAAATTTCCTTATAAGGATATAGGCTAAAATGATCAAGGAAGCCATCAACATACGATACCATACCAAAGGAAGGGCGTCAATAGTTATGAGCTTGCCAATGACCGCCGTAAAGCCCCAGACAAAAACTATAAAATGTAGGTGAAGATAATTATTGAGCTTAACGTTTGGCATTCTGCAACAAATAAAAAGCTATGGCCCCGAACATAACATTGGGAATGATCACTGCCCATAGGGGCGAAAATCCAGATTGTTCAGCGAGAGTCCCGAAAACCTTATCAAAAAAGATGTATATAAATGCCACCCCAATACCGAAGGCCAGATTAACCCCCATACCGCCACGTCTCTTTACGGAGGAGACAGCCACAGCTATAATGGTAAGGATAAAGGCGGCTATGGGCAGGGCCCAACGCTTATACTTTACCAACACATAACTATTTATATTGGACGCGCCCTTTTTTCTTTGCACTTCTATAAACTTTTCCAGTTCAAACATATTCTTGGTTTCGGCTATATAGGAAACCGGAGTGAGGTCATCTATCTTAAAGTCGAAAATAGTATCCAATCTGCGTTTTGTCTCTACAATCTCCTTACCGTTTCCCAATTTTCTCTTTTCATAGGAAGTAAGTCGATAGACCGTATCTTTTTCTATCCAACGGATGTTGGCAGCAGATATCTTAAAATCCAAGGTGTTCTGTTCGTTGAAACGCTCCATGGTGAAGTTATACCCTATCTGTCTGGCAGGATCAAAACTGCTGACATAGATATAATCACTTTCGTTCAACTGGTTAAAAATATTGGTAGTTACCCTATCCTGTTTACCTTTCTTTAAATATTTAAACTTAAATTCGTTGTACCCCACACTTGCCGGAGGCACAATAAACATGTTCATAAAGAACATGATTATGGCTATAATAGATGCACCAATAAGATATGGCCGTAAAAATCGCCCATAAGAAACCCCCGAACTTAATATCGCTACAATTTCAGTATTGTTCGCCAATTTGGAGGTAAAGAAGATTACGGACAGGAAAAGGAAAATTGGGAACAAGAGGTTTCCGATGACCAATGTAAAATTCCAGTAATACATTACAATTTCCGCCAGTGGAACCTCATTATCGATCATTTTTCCGATCTGCTCTGCCAAGTTTGCCATTATCCCAATAGGGATAAATAGCAACAACATCACAAAGAAGGTTGCCAGATATCTCTTTAGAATATATTTATCAATTATGCTCAGCACCTAGAGTCTTTTATCCATTTGTTTTACCATTACAGATTTCCATTCATAGAAATCCCCTGCTAAAATATGTCTTCTTGCCTGACGAACCAACCACAAATAAAATCCCAAATTGTGAATGGTAGCGATTTGTTTTCCCAAATACTCGTTCGCAGCGAACAAGTGCCTTAGATAGGCCTTGGAATATTCATGGTCTACAAAGGTAGTTCCCATCTCGTCCAAAGGGGAAAAATCGTCTTCCCACTTCTTATTTTTTATATTGATAGTGCCATGTGCCGTAAACAGCATTCCATTTCTAGCATTTCTGGTAGGCATCACACAATCGAACATATCTATCCCCAAGGCAATGTTCTCTAAAATATTGATGGGGGTACCCACTCCCATTAAATATCTGGGCTTATCTTCTGGCAGTATTTCGCAGACCACCTCTGTCATTGCATACATTTCCTCCGCAGGTTCACCTACGGAAAGTCCGCCAATGGCATTACCTTCGGCCCCTACTCCCGCAATATATTCGGCCGATTGCCTCCTAAGGTCCTTATAGGTAGACCCTTGGACAATTGGAAAAAAGGTTTGTTCATAATTGTATGCAAAAGGAGTTTTTTCCAAATGCTTTATACAGCGCTCCAACCACCTATGGGTCATGTGCATGGATCTTTTCGCGTAATTATAATCGCATGGATATGGAGTACATTCATCAAATGCCATAATAATATCTGCACCTATGACACGTTGAATCTCCATAACATTCTCTGGGGTAAACACATGGTAGGAACCATCAATATGGGATTTAAACTTAACCCCTTCTTCCTTTATCTTTCTGTTGTCCGACAAGGAGTAGACCTGATAACCACCGCTATCCGTTAAGATATTTCGGTCCCAATTCATAAACTTATGAAGGCCGCCAGCTTGTTTCAGTATTTCGGTTTTAGGCCTTAAATACAAATGGTATGTATTACCCAAAATAATGTCCGGATTTATCTCCTCCCTCAATTCCTTTTGGTGTACCCCTTTTACTGAAGCTACTGTACCAACAGGCATAAAAATGGGAGTTTCTATCTTGCCGTGGTCCGTAATAATCTCTGCCGCCCTGGCTTTAGTCCTTGAGTCTGAATGTTGTAAGGTAAATTTCAAAAAAATCTATTTAAAGCCGCAAATATAGTCAACTCAAAGCCATTAAATCCTTAACAAAAAAATAAAGTTCTGTTATTGGCCATGATAGTTGATAAAATATTATAATTCCTGCTTGTGTACCCAAAAGATTGCCATTACTTTTGAAAAGTTTAAAAAATATAGATAAAATGCCAAAACTTCAAGAATTACAAGATTTGACCGTTCAGGTTCGCAGGGACATTCTAAGAATGGTTCATAAGGTAAACTCAGGGCATCCAGGAGGTTCCTTGGGCTGTACTGAATTTATTGTTTCCCTTTACAATGAAATCATGGAGCTTAAGGGCGGATTTGA is from Arenibacter algicola and encodes:
- a CDS encoding LptF/LptG family permease, with protein sequence MSIIDKYILKRYLATFFVMLLLFIPIGIMANLAEQIGKMIDNEVPLAEIVMYYWNFTLVIGNLLFPIFLFLSVIFFTSKLANNTEIVAILSSGVSYGRFLRPYLIGASIIAIIMFFMNMFIVPPASVGYNEFKFKYLKKGKQDRVTTNIFNQLNESDYIYVSSFDPARQIGYNFTMERFNEQNTLDFKISAANIRWIEKDTVYRLTSYEKRKLGNGKEIVETKRRLDTIFDFKIDDLTPVSYIAETKNMFELEKFIEVQRKKGASNINSYVLVKYKRWALPIAAFILTIIAVAVSSVKRRGGMGVNLAFGIGVAFIYIFFDKVFGTLAEQSGFSPLWAVIIPNVMFGAIAFYLLQNAKR
- a CDS encoding acetyl-CoA carboxylase carboxyltransferase subunit alpha, with product MEYLDFELPIKELEEQLDKCMIIGEESEVDVSETCKQIEKKLVETRKEIYKNLTAWQRVQLSRHPNRPYTLDYIRAICGETFLELHGDRNVKDDKAMIGGLGKIGDQSYMFVGQQKGYNTKTRQLRNFGMANPEGYRKALRLMKSAEKFGIPVVCLIDTPGAYPGIEAEERGQGEAIARNILEMTRLKVPIIVVIIGEGASGGALGIGVGDKVLMLENTWYSVISPESCSSILWRSWEYKEIAAEALKLTATDMKKMKLIDEIVREPVGGAHANRDKTFEIVKNKISSHYEELKKLSPKELVKNRMDKYANMGVFNG
- a CDS encoding helix-turn-helix domain-containing protein, with amino-acid sequence MGITRKELLITNKEVPSTGLWNLRRCTLTNSGVDQIVLEKSASAFISDQLQGKIGGWQEEIRMDKAMILIRKLSLVDEFVEEVTGQDSYIGIHFVLQGSYECTRRKDSLNLVIPSGSYNIVHWSPDVIDQKLSGHNYVALEIFFKGEYLEELLGKEYNVDSNMFVLGPTLGFWNSAKPITLPLHIAVSEILNCNLNSNAKVNYLESKIRLLLIDLFLGQETQIVRNKEVSLSTSDYETIENLVSYIETHLKKPLTIKELSAVAGYNTTKLKSYFKKVHNTTIFKFITSLRMQKAKALILEDKYTIAQASYEVGYSNPQHFTVAFKKNMGYLPSSLLGTDQ
- the tgt gene encoding tRNA guanosine(34) transglycosylase Tgt — encoded protein: MKFTLQHSDSRTKARAAEIITDHGKIETPIFMPVGTVASVKGVHQKELREEINPDIILGNTYHLYLRPKTEILKQAGGLHKFMNWDRNILTDSGGYQVYSLSDNRKIKEEGVKFKSHIDGSYHVFTPENVMEIQRVIGADIIMAFDECTPYPCDYNYAKRSMHMTHRWLERCIKHLEKTPFAYNYEQTFFPIVQGSTYKDLRRQSAEYIAGVGAEGNAIGGLSVGEPAEEMYAMTEVVCEILPEDKPRYLMGVGTPINILENIALGIDMFDCVMPTRNARNGMLFTAHGTINIKNKKWEDDFSPLDEMGTTFVDHEYSKAYLRHLFAANEYLGKQIATIHNLGFYLWLVRQARRHILAGDFYEWKSVMVKQMDKRL
- a CDS encoding TonB-dependent receptor, translating into MKRLLQFLFMVIAWSTQGQKTSGIIAGKVSDATGKPLAYASILLEELKLGVLTDDNGKYSIRKVPQGKHKVLVSFLGYGTRSMNIEVNKDSLYITLDFTLEEAQENLDEVTVNGKTKETELETEGFAVNAVKTKEASLRNIQTNELLNTTVGVKIRQNGGLGSDVSYSLNGLSGNSVRIFIDGIPISTYGNSFNLNSIPPSMIKQIEVYKGVVPGHLADDALGGAINIMLHNDAKTNFNASISYGSFNTLQASVNGLYRLEKSGFTVKASLFHNYSDNDYNVSGRSVVVTGLGGVQTPITAKRFNDAYRSTGGMAQIGYTDVKWADQFFIGITGSDDYKEVQHGAFMTITPYKDRFLESDAILGSINYQKKNLFTKGLDVNINGQIGKRNRAVNDTVAWAYSWNGERAIDFRGDEYQYTWGSQQEGGPTLAKIKRNVASIRTGMSFAVNDHHKMLLNHVYSGIDREDSDALRSVLENTFQGTRDLHKNIYSLTYELTAFDEKLKASLFGKHYQQKTTSVDPAIEQDANGNDVVVNEVVSSNKNYDGYGFATSYAFIPNITLLASAEKAIRLPNETEIFGNDGDNVVANSSIDPESSNNYNLGFRLGSFNIKRHDFTISTNVFTRNIKDRIGLPIETSLNVDDELIVYVNQGSGTSKGIDAQLNYTYNSNFGLNFNISRFDLKIVNQGIEIDVPNTPFFTMNGSLRYSLKDLIQKKSRLNLFYTMYFTGEFSFLTSQGSNTVGDEFFKVPQQLAQDFGLSYVFPNNRLVMSFDIKNIFDKPVYDNLSVQKPGRSFYLKLNYTINKF
- the dnaB gene encoding replicative DNA helicase, with amino-acid sequence MEKTNPIIGHRIDKSTIISLEKGKIPPQAIDLEEVVLGAMMIDKKGVDEVIDILHPEVFYRDAHRYIYEAIFKLFENSEPVDLLTVSSQLKKDGRLESAGGDFYLIKLTQKVASSAHIEFHARIILQKFIQRSLIKISNEIIEEAYEDSTDVFDLLDTAESKLYDVTQGNLKRSAETAQNLVIQAKKRIEEIAGKEGLSGIPSGFDKLDKLTSGWQPSDLVIVAARPGMGKTALTLSMARNIAVNSNIGVAFFSLEMSSVQLITRLISSETGLSSEKLRTGRLEKHEWEQLNVKVKALETAPLFIDDTPSLSIFDLRAKARRLASQHDIKMIIIDYLQLMTAGGSQKGGNREQEISTISRNLKALAKELNVPVIALSQLSRAVETRGGSKRPILSDLRESGAIEQDADIVSFIYRPEYYKIDEWDDEERSPTAGQAEFIVAKHRNGGLENIRLKFLGHLGKFDNLDDFDSPFEFQSKMNADDDNPFITKNLPNANEAFGSSMNDDSMQDDNDVPF
- a CDS encoding DMT family transporter codes for the protein MPNVKLNNYLHLHFIVFVWGFTAVIGKLITIDALPLVWYRMLMASLIILAYILIRKFQLKVPPKTLLMLILGGIVVSLHWVTFFMAIKVSNVSIALATMSTGAFFTALLEPFWYGRKMVGYELVFGLIVMLGLYIMFRVEKGFLNGILLALVSSFLSATFSLINGKLTQEQRPSVISFYEVGSGVLFLSIYLVFSGSFDQKFFQLSVNDWMYIFILASVCTAYAFIASVKILKYISPYTVMLTINLEPVYGIILAFLLLGESEKLNPLFYVGALLILTTVVANGILKNRKKLKKTTNGLPSH